From a region of the Pseudoxanthomonas sp. X-1 genome:
- the cysD gene encoding sulfate adenylyltransferase subunit CysD has protein sequence MSAVPTLSHLDRLEAESLHILREVAAAFRNPVMLYSVGKDSSVLLHLLLKAFAPAVPPIPLLHVDTRWKFREMIAFRDRRAAETGVELRVHINPDGVAQNVGPFSHGATVHTDIMKTQGLKQALDQHRFDAAIGGARRDEEKARAKERVFSFRNDRHRWDPKHQRPELWNLYNARIHPGESVRAFPLSNWTELDIWLYIYRERIPVVPLYFAAERPVVERDGALIMVDDERLPLREGEVPQLKSVRFRTLGCYPLTGAIESQADTLEKIIAEMLVATSSERQGRVIDQDPGASMEQKKLEGYF, from the coding sequence ATGAGCGCTGTGCCCACCCTGTCCCATCTCGACCGCCTGGAGGCCGAGAGCCTCCACATCCTGCGCGAGGTGGCCGCCGCGTTCCGCAACCCGGTGATGCTGTATTCGGTCGGCAAGGATTCCTCGGTGCTGCTGCACCTGCTGCTCAAGGCCTTCGCCCCGGCGGTGCCGCCGATCCCGCTGCTGCACGTGGACACGCGCTGGAAGTTCCGCGAGATGATCGCCTTCCGCGACCGTCGCGCCGCCGAGACCGGCGTCGAGCTGCGCGTGCACATCAACCCGGATGGCGTGGCGCAGAACGTCGGTCCGTTCAGCCACGGCGCCACGGTCCATACCGACATCATGAAGACCCAGGGCCTGAAGCAGGCGCTGGACCAGCACAGGTTCGACGCGGCCATCGGCGGCGCGCGTCGCGACGAGGAGAAGGCGCGGGCCAAGGAACGCGTGTTCTCTTTCCGCAACGACAGGCACCGCTGGGATCCCAAGCACCAGCGCCCCGAGCTGTGGAACCTCTACAACGCCCGCATTCACCCCGGCGAGAGCGTACGCGCCTTCCCCTTGAGCAACTGGACCGAGCTGGACATCTGGCTCTACATCTACCGCGAGCGCATCCCGGTGGTGCCGCTGTACTTCGCCGCCGAGCGCCCGGTCGTTGAACGCGACGGGGCGCTGATCATGGTCGACGACGAACGCCTGCCGCTGCGCGAGGGCGAAGTGCCGCAGCTGAAGTCGGTGCGCTTCCGCACGCTGGGCTGCTACCCGCTGACCGGCGCGATCGAGTCGCAGGCCGACACCCTGGAGAAGATCATCGCCGAGATGCTGGTGGCCACCAGCTCCGAACGCCAGGGCCGCGTGATCGACCAGGACCCGGGCGCGTCGATGGAGCAGAAGAAGCTGGAAGGGTATTTCTGA
- a CDS encoding assimilatory sulfite reductase (NADPH) flavoprotein subunit → MSAVPPALAAGPLPDDRKALLARVVDGLDSASLWWLSGFTAGLAQAAHPAPHLALLQGAAASAAAPATGTGERATVLYGSQTGNAKRAAEALAAALEGAGLAVRLVRTDAYATRELAAERLLYLVISTQGEGDPPDDAIGFSEFLLGRRAPRLPELKFAVLGLGDSSYADFCGISRRLDARLAELGAIRLLPAGEADLDIDTVAQPWREQALEQARKVLKTAPAAPSAKVTPLRPAPAAQAVSPSAPFQAEVLANQPIAGRDFKGPAFGRHGAPDKQVRHIELSLEGSGLSYEPGDALGIVHRNPDALVEPLLAALKLDGDAAHHVDGTQRSVREWLAGHRELSKLSRPFLAAHARLAGARELEDLLAPGNADLSALLSSHQVIDVLRRWPVDWNVGELLAALRPLAPRLYSIASSRKRVGEEVHLTVDVLGYHAHGHAHSGSASGFLAGLAEGDRAPVYIEANDRFRVPADGARDILMVGPGTGVAPFRAFVQERAETGASGRNWLFFGAQHFNSGFLYQSEWQDALKRGELDRLDLAFSRDQADKLYVQHRLRERGREVFDWLQSGAHFYVCGSIAMGKDVHAALSDIVAEHGALDADAAHDYLTTLQTEGRYARDVY, encoded by the coding sequence ATGTCCGCTGTACCCCCCGCGCTGGCTGCCGGCCCCTTGCCCGACGACCGCAAGGCGCTGCTGGCACGGGTGGTCGATGGCCTGGACAGCGCCTCGCTGTGGTGGCTGTCCGGCTTCACCGCCGGCCTGGCCCAGGCCGCGCACCCGGCGCCCCACCTGGCCCTGCTGCAGGGCGCGGCCGCCAGCGCGGCGGCGCCCGCTACGGGGACAGGCGAGCGGGCCACCGTGCTGTACGGCAGCCAGACCGGCAATGCCAAGCGCGCCGCCGAGGCCCTGGCCGCCGCGCTGGAAGGCGCCGGCCTGGCCGTGCGCCTGGTGCGCACCGACGCCTATGCCACGCGCGAACTGGCCGCCGAGCGCCTGCTCTACCTGGTGATCAGCACCCAGGGCGAGGGCGATCCGCCGGACGATGCGATCGGATTCAGCGAATTCCTACTCGGCCGCCGCGCGCCCAGGCTGCCGGAGCTGAAGTTCGCCGTGCTTGGCCTGGGCGACTCGAGCTATGCCGACTTCTGCGGCATCTCCCGGCGCCTGGACGCGCGCCTGGCCGAGCTGGGCGCCATCCGCCTGCTGCCGGCCGGCGAGGCCGACCTGGACATCGACACCGTCGCCCAGCCCTGGCGCGAGCAGGCCCTGGAGCAGGCCCGCAAGGTCCTCAAGACCGCCCCGGCCGCGCCCAGCGCCAAGGTCACCCCGCTCCGCCCGGCGCCGGCGGCCCAGGCGGTCTCGCCCAGCGCGCCGTTCCAGGCCGAGGTGCTGGCCAACCAGCCCATCGCCGGCCGCGACTTCAAGGGCCCGGCCTTCGGCCGCCACGGCGCGCCGGACAAGCAGGTGCGCCACATCGAGCTGTCGCTGGAAGGCAGCGGCCTGAGCTACGAGCCCGGCGATGCGCTGGGCATCGTGCACCGCAATCCCGACGCGCTGGTCGAGCCCCTGCTGGCGGCGCTCAAGCTGGACGGCGACGCCGCCCACCATGTCGATGGCACCCAGCGCAGCGTGCGCGAGTGGCTGGCCGGGCATCGTGAGCTGAGCAAGCTCTCGCGCCCGTTCCTGGCCGCGCACGCGCGCCTGGCCGGCGCGCGCGAGCTGGAAGACCTGCTCGCCCCCGGCAACGCCGACCTCTCCGCCCTGCTCTCCAGCCACCAGGTGATCGACGTGCTGCGCCGCTGGCCGGTGGACTGGAACGTGGGCGAGTTGCTGGCCGCGCTGCGGCCGCTGGCGCCGCGCCTGTATTCCATCGCCTCCAGCCGCAAGCGCGTGGGCGAGGAGGTCCACCTGACCGTGGACGTGCTGGGCTACCACGCGCACGGCCACGCGCACAGCGGCTCGGCCAGCGGCTTCCTGGCCGGGCTGGCCGAAGGCGACCGCGCGCCGGTCTACATCGAAGCCAACGACCGCTTCCGCGTGCCGGCGGACGGCGCGCGCGACATCCTCATGGTCGGCCCCGGCACCGGCGTGGCGCCGTTCCGCGCCTTCGTGCAGGAGCGGGCCGAGACCGGTGCGAGCGGCCGCAACTGGCTGTTCTTCGGCGCGCAGCACTTCAACAGCGGTTTCCTCTACCAGAGCGAATGGCAGGACGCGCTCAAGCGCGGCGAGCTGGACCGGCTGGACCTGGCGTTCTCGCGCGACCAGGCCGACAAGCTGTACGTGCAGCACCGGCTGCGCGAACGCGGCCGCGAGGTCTTCGACTGGCTGCAGTCCGGCGCGCACTTCTACGTGTGCGGCTCGATCGCCATGGGCAAGGACGTGCACGCCGCCCTGAGCGACATCGTCGCCGAACACGGCGCCCTGGACGCCGATGCCGCGCACGACTACCTCACCACGCTGCAGACGGAGGGGCGGTATGCGCGCGATGTCTATTAG